The following are from one region of the Nitrospirota bacterium genome:
- a CDS encoding radical SAM protein: MDITLIDPTGATRGLNAGLAYLAGSLLSKGKTVRVIDLNNRQDNFEQRIRQIDSGIVGVSLKSATAASSKPLIKLLNENKKIRFKLCGGPHITVAGRDFIEKYGFDAGVIGEAENTIVNFLEYAEGRRDLGSIGNIWHRDKTTGDICHFGLKEHEQNLDLLPFPDYEVFDSFRGLIEDYPLLTSRGCPYQCIYCCVGAVSGRKWRAREVDNIIKELLEAQKKYHFKKFHIIDDNFTLDTGRTKDFCRRLLESGLQKEWHCPNGVRADRLDEELLSLMKMSGCSSINIGIESGVQKVFDSLKKGEALADIEQAIKSAEKTGIRVNGFFILGLPGSTYADDMKSLEYSEALRLNDALFNLISIYPGTELWENITGDKRIKILRDWTDSFHFGGNAEPVFETEDYAAKDRKKAFYISNLKRKHYLVVAGETGSVLKRALTALKIILKYDRRSFFSHVFFILKNMRKVLSHVRN, translated from the coding sequence ATGGACATAACATTAATTGACCCGACAGGCGCAACGAGGGGGCTGAACGCCGGACTGGCATATCTTGCAGGCTCGCTCTTGTCCAAAGGCAAAACAGTCAGAGTTATTGACCTCAACAACCGGCAGGATAATTTTGAACAAAGGATACGGCAGATTGACAGCGGCATTGTCGGAGTCTCGCTTAAATCCGCCACTGCCGCCTCTTCAAAACCGCTGATTAAACTTCTGAATGAAAATAAGAAAATACGATTTAAGCTCTGCGGAGGCCCTCACATCACGGTAGCAGGCAGGGACTTTATTGAAAAATACGGTTTTGACGCCGGAGTAATCGGAGAGGCTGAAAATACAATAGTAAATTTTCTGGAATATGCAGAGGGCAGAAGGGACCTTGGCAGTATCGGCAATATCTGGCACAGGGACAAAACAACAGGCGATATTTGTCATTTCGGGCTGAAAGAACATGAGCAAAACCTGGACCTGCTGCCGTTTCCTGATTATGAGGTATTTGACTCCTTCAGGGGCCTAATAGAAGACTATCCGCTTCTTACAAGCCGAGGCTGTCCTTATCAGTGCATCTACTGCTGTGTCGGAGCAGTCTCAGGCAGGAAATGGCGCGCAAGGGAAGTTGACAACATAATTAAAGAACTCCTTGAGGCGCAGAAAAAATATCATTTTAAAAAATTTCATATAATAGATGACAACTTCACGCTTGATACCGGCAGAACAAAAGATTTTTGCAGGAGATTGCTTGAAAGCGGACTGCAAAAGGAATGGCATTGCCCCAACGGCGTAAGGGCTGACAGGCTGGACGAAGAATTGCTGAGCCTGATGAAGATGTCAGGCTGTTCGTCTATTAATATCGGGATTGAGAGCGGCGTTCAAAAGGTTTTTGACAGTCTGAAAAAAGGAGAGGCGCTTGCAGATATAGAACAGGCCATAAAATCGGCTGAAAAAACCGGCATCAGGGTTAATGGATTTTTTATCCTCGGACTGCCGGGAAGCACTTATGCGGATGATATGAAAAGCCTTGAATACAGTGAGGCGCTCAGGTTAAATGATGCGCTTTTTAACCTTATCAGCATTTATCCAGGCACAGAACTCTGGGAAAACATAACCGGCGACAAAAGGATAAAAATCCTCAGAGACTGGACAGACTCTTTTCATTTCGGAGGCAATGCAGAGCCCGTGTTTGAGACGGAAGATTATGCGGCTAAAGACAGAAAAAAGGCATTTTACATCTCAAATTTAAAGAGAAAGCATTATCTGGTTGTTGCGGGCGAGACCGGAAGTGTTTTAAAAAGGGCGCTGACAGCGCTGAAAATTATCCTGAAATACGACAGGCGCTCATTTTTCAGCCATGTCTTTTTCATCTTAAAAAATATGCGAAAGGTGCTGAGTCATGTCAGAAATTAA